The following are encoded together in the Lathyrus oleraceus cultivar Zhongwan6 chromosome 3, CAAS_Psat_ZW6_1.0, whole genome shotgun sequence genome:
- the LOC127129015 gene encoding uncharacterized protein LOC127129015 — MVNMKINMKRRKKTSFHKSLFLLTMMKKNNFIRSSQPLVAMKKKKRTLVKKSSQQQQSIYLPDDCWEHVFTFLFIDDINKLYFKSLSLVSKHFLSITNRLIFSLQIYYPQLSFLPRFFHRFSNLDSLDLWFGSHDLDPTIALALRDRPSLKSLSIFRFDLKDANYFTSHYIDSFVSLKGLNSLKFWCSQISNDLLYSIAREGLPLKSFVLQNCTGYSFYGIYDLLSKCRGIRHLGLQGVDFLNNNHVSQLVLLLPDLVSINLSKCSKLTESALFSLIKNCHSLGEITMESIYDFTLEYTYSERKSVEISYILKDFDVNPQLKFLHLAHTSFINDETILLFASVFPNLQLLDLSYCHGLSKKGICEVLSRCCKVKHLDLRHLNEVRGLKMNFIVHHLEVLDLSITSVDDKTLYEISKSCCGLLRLLLVWCEYITEKGAMHVIENCTQLKMIDLSYCDKVNIDAVVSMLSSRPSFEKINATLFW; from the coding sequence ATGGTGAACATGAAAATCAACATGAAAAGAAGAAAGAAGACAAGTTTTCACAAATCACTCTTTCTCCTCACTATGATGAAGAAGAATAATTTTATTAGATCCTCACAACCACTCGTTGCAatgaaaaagaagaagagaaCTCTTGTCAAAAAATcatcacaacaacaacaatcgATTTACTTACCCGATGACTGCTGGGAGCATGTCTTCACATTCCTCTTCATCGACGACATAAACAAACTCTATTTTAAATCCCTATCTCTTGTCTCAAAACACTTCCTCTCCATTACTAACCGTCTCATATTCTCTCTCCAAATATATTATCCACAACTTTCTTTTCTCCCTCGTTTCTTCCATAGATTCTCCAATCTTGATTCCCTCGACCTTTGGTTCGGCTCCCATGATCTCGATCCAACCATTGCTTTGGCTCTCCGTGACAGACCATCATTGAAATCTTTATCTATTTTCAGGTTTGATTTAAAGGATGCAAACTACTTTACTTCACATTACATTGATTCCTTTGTGAGTTTAAAGGGTTTGAATTCTCTTAAGTTTTGGTGTTCACAAATCTCTAATGATTTGCTTTACTCTATTGCAAGAGAAGGTCTTCCTTTGAAGAGTTTTGTTCTTCAAAATTGTACCGGTTATAGTTTCTATGGAATTTATGATTTATTATCTAAGTGTCGTGGGATACGACATTTAGGTCTTCAAGGGGTTGATTTTCTAAATAATAATCATGTCTCTCAGTTGGTTTTGCTTCTTCCTGATTTAGTATCTATAAATCTTAGTAAATGTTCCAAGCTCACAGAATCAGCTTTGTTTTCCCTCATTAAGAACTGTCATTCACTTGGTGAGATCACAATGGAAAGCATATATGATTTCACATTGGAATATACATATAGTGAGAGAAAGAGTGTAGAAATTTCTTATATTTTGAAAGATTTTGATGTCAACCCTCAATTAAAGTTTTTACATTTAGCTCACACTTCATTTATAAACGACGAGACCATCCTATTATTTGCCTCTGTTTTCCCCAATTTGCAACTTCTTGATTTGAGTTATTGTCATGGTCTATCTAAAAAAGGTATTTGTGAAGTCTTAAGTAGATGTTGTAAGGTTAAACATCTGGATTTGAGACACTTAAATGAAGTTAGAGGACTTAAAATGAACTTTATAGTTCATCATCTAGAGGTGTTGGACTTATCTATTACAAGTGTTGATGATAAAACACTCTATGAGATCTCAAAGAGTTGTTGTGGACTTTTACGACTACTATTGGTATGGTGTGAATATATCACGGAAAAGGGAGCGATGCACGTGATTGAAAACTGCACACAATTGAAGATGATCGATTTGTCATATTGTGATAAAGTGAATATTGATGCTGTTGTCTCAATGCTTTCATCAAGGCCATCGTTTGAAAAAATTAATGCAACTTTGTTTTGGTAA